The genomic stretch ACACGAGGAACGCATCAACGAGCTCTTGGATTTGATTGAAATGAAACCTTTTGCCAAAACCAAGGTGAAATACCTCAGCGGAGGACAACAACAACGCGTGGCACTTGCTCGGGTCTTGGCCCAAGAGCCAGAAATTTTGCTGCTGGACGAGCCTTTTGGGCACATTGATAATTTTAAGCGCAACTCGCTACGAAGAAATCTTTTTTTATATCTCAAAAAACAGGGCGTCACAGTACTAACGGCCAGTCACGACCCTAGTGATGTATTGCCTTTCGCAGAACGCACCTTGATTTTGGAGCAGGGACAGATCATTGCCAACGAGAACACTCAAGAACTCTACAAAAGACCGCCCAATTACTATACCGCATCATTGTTTGGGCAGGTGAACAAGGTACCTATGAAGTTGCTGAAATCCTATTCCGAAATTGATCGTTCCATTTTGGTGTATCCGCACGAGTTCAAATTTTCGGATTCATCCGGGCTAAAGGTCGAGGTGATTCACTCTTTTTTTAAAGGAAGTCATCACTTGAACGAAGGGGTTGCCGACGATGGCACCGTTATCTTTTTTAATTCTAATAAAAAGCAGGAAAAAGGAGTGACCATTTTTCTTAATGTATCTTTGGAAACCATCAACAGAAGGCTTCAGGTTGGACAAAAAACAAATACATAGAGAGCTTCAGTTTAAGGCGATGCGGAGTAGCGGAGCTGGCGGACAACACGTGAACAAGGTTTCCTCCAAAGTGGAGCTTACGTTCAACATCCCTGCATCAGAAGGACTATCGGAACGCGAAAAACAGCGGATTCAATTAAAACTCAAATCCAGGTTGACCAACGATGGCGCCATCGTTCTTCAATGTGATGAAGCCCGGAGTCAGCACCGGAACAAGGACCTAGTGGTGAAGCGATTTTTTGAAATATTGAAAAATGCGCTTGTAGTTCCCAAGAAACGAAAACCGACCAAACCGACGAAGTCTTCCAAAGAAAAGCGGTTAAAGTCCAAAAAGATGACCGCGGACAAAAAAGCTTCGCGCAAAAAACCAGATCTGGGCAAATAAGAATTTGATGGTTTTGCATCCTTCAGATCATAAACCCATCAAAAAAATTAAGTCCGAGACATTTCCCATGTATCCAATTTAATATCCTCGCCACAAATGCTTAATTTTCAGTCAAATTATAACTAATTCAAAAAAATGATTTCTAAAACAGCAAACCTCAAAACATTGCTGCTCCTCGCAGTGATGTCTTTGTCCTGCGCTGCATTTTCAGTAGCACAAAATGTTCCCTCCCCAAAAGATGTTCTCGGCTTTGAACTGGGAGATGATTACAAACTGGCCGATTATTCACAAATTGAAGATTACCTGATTAAGCTGGACAATGCTTCCGAACGGGTTAAAATGCAGGAAATCGGGGAAACCGTACTGGGCAGAAAAATGTACATTGTGTTTGTTTCCACCGAAGAAAACCTACGTCAACTTGATAAATGGAAAGACATCAGCACCAAACTTGCAAGGGTGCAGGTCGACGATGATGATGCCGTTCGACTTTCGCAAGAAGGCAAGGCCATTGTTTGGGTGGATGGCGGAATCCACTCCACAGAACTGGCCGGCACCCAAGTAACTCCCGAGTTGGCATACACTTTGGCGACATCCGAATCCGAAGAAGTGAAAAAAATAAGGGAAAATGTGATAACGATCATTATGCCCAACATGAACCCCGATGGCCTCGACATCGTAACAGATTGGTATCGAAAAAACTTGGGAACACCTTATGAAACTTCTCGCCCTCCGATTTTATACCATCATTATGTGGGGCACGACAACAATAGGGATTGGTTTATGAACACTATGCCCGAAACCTATCACGTCACCCAAATTTTATATAACGAGTGGTACCCTCAAATTGTCTTTAATCACCATCAAACCTCACCTTCTTGGACCAAGATTTCCATTCCTCCCTACGCTGACCCGGTAAACCCAAAAATACATCCTGCCATTACTGCAAGTGTCAGCGAAGTCGGTTCTGCCATGTCCAAGCGTTTTTCCATGGAGAACATGCCCGGTGCCATAGCGGATAATTATTACACCATGTTCTGGAACGGTGGGGCACGTACCGTACCATACTACCACAACATGATCGGTATTTTGACCGAAACAGGACATGCTTCCCCCACCCCAAGGTATTACGACCCCGAAAAACTGCCTAAAACAGTCGCCGGAGGAACTCCTACGGATGGCACGGACATTATGTATCCAGACCCTTGGAAGGGTGGCGAATCCCATTTTAGGGATGCCGTGGATTATATGTTGACAGCAACCTGGGCCACTTTGGACCTAGCGGCCGACCGCAAGAGCAATTACCTTTATAATATTTATAAAATGGGTAAGTCAGCCGTGGAAAAAGGAAAGACAGGAGATCTGTTCGCTTATATCATCGATAAGGAGCAATGGGATTCTTTTGAAGCGGTAAACTTGGTAAACGTTTTGCTCCGCGGTGGAATCGAAGTTGAAAAAGCTACCAAAGACTTTACGGTCAATGGTAAAGAATACGAAGAAGGCTCTTATGTCATCTATACCGCCCAAGCCTTTAGACCGTATTTGTTGGATCTGATGGAAAAACAGGATTACCCAACCCGTTTTCAATATCCCGGCGGACCACCTGACACTCCCTACGATCTAGCTGGGTGGACATTGCCGTTGCAAATGGGCATTGATGTGGATAAAATTGCCGAGTCTTTCAATGCACCAACAGAAAAAGTTACAGGGCTTGTAAAACATTATGAAGGCGAAGTAAACAGAAACGGTTCCTTCGGCTATGCGTTGAGTGTTAACAGCAATGCCTCGGTATTGGCCACCAACAAAATATTGAAAGCTGGCGGAACGGCTTACAAAAGCATGGCGGAATTCAAAGCGGGCAAAGTAACACTTCCCGCTGGATCATATATTGTTTCCGGGGACAAAGAAATGGTGGAGTCCTTGGCCGATGAGTACGGACTTGAATTTACAGGATTGTCCGCCAAACCAGAAGTACAGTTGAAGAAAATCCATTTGCCCAAAGTGGGACTCTACAAATCCTGGGTGGCCAATATGGATGAAGGATGGACCCGTTTTGTAATGGACGAATACGAATTTGATATGGACACTTTGCACGATGCCGATATCAAAACCAAAGACTTGTCACAGTATGATGCCATCATCATCCCATCGCAAAGACCAGGTTCCATTTTACATGGACACTCAACTATGGACATGCCCGAAAAATTCACTGGAGGAATTGGGCTGAAGGGTTCCGTAGCTCTGAGCGACTATGTGGAAAATGGTGGGACTCTAATTGCCTTTGACGAGGCCAGTGACTTTGTTATCGAGCAATTTGGATTGCCTTTGCGCGACGCCGTGGCAGGTGCGGACAGCAACGACTTTTTTATTCCTGGATCTTTGATCAAGGCCGGTGTGGACACTTCCCATCCATTGGCATTTGGTATGAAGGATACCGTTGCCGTTTCTTTCAACAGAAGCAGGGCTTTTGCCATTGACAAACAAAGAAAATCCGGCGAAGGCGGTAAAGAAGACATTAAGGATGCACCCACACCCGAAGTTGAGGTAATCGCCACCTATGCCGCCAAAGACCTATTGATGAGCGGTTGGGCCATGGGCGAGGACCGATACATTGCCAAAAAACCTGCGATGGTGAAAGCCAAATACGGAAAAGGCTCGGCCATCTTGTTTGCCTTCCGTCCACAGTTTAGGGCACAACCAAGAGGTACCTATAAATTGATTTTCAATGCAATCTATGAGGGTGCTTCGGAGTAGCAGAAATATATGTATAAAAAGAAAGCCGCATCAAGTTGATGCGGCTTTTTTTATTCCCTCACCCAACACCATTCCAAGGTTTCGGTCTCTTCCAGTTCCTTTTTAAAATCTTCCCCGGTCTCCAAAGCATCGCTCACAGACAATCGGGTAAAGGCACTTAAATCAAAGTTTTGGATGACCTGTTCAATCTGTTCTTTTGCATTTTTTGCACATGATTCCAGAACATACCAATAATTTACAAGAACATATCCATCTTCGGGTACGCCGATACAGGTTTCACGGCCTCCCCAAGACCCCATATTCTTTTGAAACAACCTTAGTGAAATAATAGGAAGGACAGCATCATATCTTTCCTTTTCATTATCGGATGCACTGGTATGTAGTTCCAAATCGATGTTTACAATTTTTTCGAAAGTATCCATGTCAATAAATTTGTTTCTTCGAAACTAACATGGTTTTTCTTAAAAATATGGGGCAATTGATGAATGCCCCTTTTCAATTGATAGATGGGAGCATTGCTAGAGAAAATGGTGCAATTCAAACAAAATCGCTGCCGTAGCAATAAGCGGTCGCCATCAGAATAAAATGTTTGCAGTTTTTTATCAAGATGGCAACATTATTCTATTTGCGCTAAAGCCAATATTTGCAAACGCTATGCCTGGTCTTGGCCTTCCAATTCCCTCGCAATCCAAGAAAAACTGTCCTGAACGGTGGAAAAAACTTGTTCCACCGGAACCAAATCGGGGATGATGTCAATATTTTCAATGAGTTGTTTGGGCTGTTCTCTCAACCCTGTGAAAACCGTTTTTATATTTTTCTTGGACAAGTCGAATATGATGGTCTCCAGGGCGTAAACACCAGACTGGTCTATATGTGGAACCCGGTCCATACGGATGACCAGTACTTTTATATGCTCATCAATATTTTTTACCTGATCCTGAAAGTAGGACGTAAAACCAAAAAACAACGGGCCATTCAAATGTTTGATAAATACTTTGTCCTTATATTTCTCGTAGAAATTCTCTTCATCGACCCAAGGTCTTTCACCATCAAAACCCGCAAGTGTGCCAACTTCCATGCCTTTTTCCCCAATATCGCTGGCGCGTTTCATAAACAACAAGGCCGCCAAGGTTACCCCGACACCAACTGCTTGGATCAAACTGCCAAATGTGGTCCACAATAAAACAATGATCAGCACCACAGAATCTGCCTTGGGCATTATTTTTATATGTTTAAGGCCACGTGTATCGATAATTTTAAACCCAATCGGAATAAGTATTCCCGCAAGCACAGCCAAGGGAATATATGCTGCGAGCGAACTTAATCCCAATAAAACCGCCAAAAGAAATGTGCCGTGCAAGGCTCCTGAAAGCCTTGTTTTACCTCCATTGTTGATGTTTACCACGGTACCCTTTGTTGCGCCCGCACCGGGTATGCCGCCAACCAAGGCCGCCACCATGTTACCAATGCCTTGGCCTATTAGCTCGCGATTGCTGTTGTGCTTGGTTTTGGTCATGTTATCCGCAATTACCGAGGTCAACAGCGAGTCAATGGAACCCAAAACTGCCAAGACCATTCCATATTCCAAAACCATAAAATAGGCTTCGCTATCAATGCTGAAAAGACCATCTATTTGCAATGATGGCAAACCCGATGGAATTTCGCCAATAATAGGAACGGCCCAATTTATAAAATAGGAAAAGATGGAAACTGCAATCAAGGCCACAAGTGCACTGGGTATGGTTTTATTGATTTTTGGAAACACGTAATAAATAATCACCGTCATTGCGCCCAGCACCAAGGCCTGCCAATTAAACTCCGAAAACAATCTCGGTAAATCCGACATTACCTTTATAGTGGATTTTGCCGAATCCAATCCTACGAACGGGAATATTTGCAGGATAATGATGATAAGTCCCACGCCACTCATAAAGCCTGAAATTACAGGGTAGGGAAAATATTTGATGTATCCGGCGATATTGATAAGCCCGAAAATTATCTGTAGCACACCGCCCAATAAAAAACTCAATATAATAATCCCCATGGCATTTTCCAGACTGCCCGTCAAGTCAACGGCGCTGGCCACCAAGGCTGCCGAAACCACCGTCATTGGTCCCGTAGGGCCACTGGCCTGGGTTTTTGTACCTCCAAACAAGGCGGCAAGGATACCAATCGCAATTGCACCATATAAACCTGAAATTGCACCAAGGCCAGATTGTACACCAAAGGCCAATGCCAACGGTAGTGCAACGATTCCTGCCACCAGTCCGCCTGTAATATCTCCTTTTAAGTATTTTGTGTCGTAAAATTTTGCCATGATCGGAAAGGTTCTATTGTAAGATTAATATTCACCGAAAATAACAAATTTCAAAACCAAACCTTGTCCATGTCGTTTTTATCTTAACCCCAACACATTCATTTTTAATTTAATGAACATGAAAATGCGTCTTGGCCACAGGCTTATACCCTTTTGTTTATGTTCTTAAAAACTTTCTGATTTAAGGCGATTCTAAAACTATATACTTTGAAATCCCTGAAGGAATGATTTTCAGACCAGCTGAAAAACCATGTGTTATCTAAAAAGAATCGCTACCGCACCAATAGCGGTTACAATCAAAATAAAGCGTTTGTAATTTTTCTCGTTGATTTTCTTCACCAAGAAGACACCCAAAATCAAACCGACAATAATAGCAGGAAGCAATCTTAGGTTGATCAACAGACTTTGGACGGTAATCGTTTTCCAAATAAAAACATGGAACGGCAATTTGAATAGATTGGTAATGAAGAACAACCAGGCCGCCGTGCCCACAAATTCGTTCTTGGGCAATCGCATCGCCAAAAAGAAAATATTGGTAAATGCGCCGGCCAAATTTCCGATCATGGTACAGATGCCCGCCAAAACACCCATGGAACCGGAGAAGACCCAGTGGGTAGGTACGGTCTGGGATTTTCTTCTGTCCCACCAGATCAGCATTGCCAAACTAATGAATATTACGATCACCATTCCCCATTTAAATTCACGCTCGGGAAGGTCCTTACCGACCAAAACCCCGATGAGGATGCCCAAAATCATCCATGGAATAAACTTAAAAATGTATTTCCATTGGGCATGCCGGTTGTAATAGACCACCGCAAAAATATCCCCAACAATCAGCAGCGGAATAAAAAGCCCCGTTGAAGCTCTTGAGCCAAAGGCCAAGGCCATAAGGGTCACATTAAAAATGGACATGCCCTTGAGCCCTGCTTTGGAGACTCCCATTAAAAAAGCGGCGGTAGCTGCCATGGTCCAAGCGGCAACAGAAATATCCGAGAAAGTTGAAAGAAACATGAGGATTTTTTTGCAGGTTCACAAAAGTAACCCAAAAAAACTATCTTTAACTCCAGCCAAACTAAACAAATGAAACTTGAACTTTTAGATTACATCATCATTTTTGGATTTTTTGCCTTGGTCCTTTTCATTGGGATATATGTTTCCAAAAAATCCGGACAAAATTCAACAGAATACTTTTTATCCGGTAGAAGCATGCCGTGGTGGCTTTTGGGATTGTCCATGGTCGCGACCACTTTTTCCACCGATACGCCCAACTTGGTAACCGATTTGGTCCGCTCCAATGGAGTTTCCGGAAACTGGGGCTGGTGGTGCTTTTTGCTGACAGGGATGTTGACCGTTTTTGTGTATGCCAAACTCTGGAGAAAGTCCAATGTAAAAACAGATCTGGAATTTTATGAACTAAGATACGGAGGGAAGGCAGCAAGCTTTTTGAGAAAGTTCAGGGCCATTTATCTTGGGGTATTGTTCAATGTGATTACCATGGCCTCCGTTACTTTGGCCGCCATAAAGATAGGTGGCGTTATGTTGGGGCTGGAGCCTTGGGTAACCGTGGTAAGTGCAGGCCTGATCACTGTTGTTTTTAGTGCCCTTGGTGGTTTTAAAGGCGTTGTCTATAGTGATTTTTTCCTGTTTTTTATGGCAATGGCCGGAGCAATAGGAGCTGCCTATTATCTGGTCAATTTACCCGAAGTGGGCGGATTGCAAGCTGTTTTGGAGAATGAAAACGTAAAAGATAAATTGAGCATACTACCCGATTTTAGCGATAAAAGAGCTTTGATCACCGCACTGATCATACCGTTGGCGGTACAATGGTGGAGTTCGTGGTACCCCGGAGGGGAACCCGGTGGCGGAGGTTATATCGCACAACGAATGTTGGCGGCAAAAAATGAGAACCATGCTATAGGAGCCACCTTCTTCTTTAATATTATGCACTACGCCTTAAGGCCTTGGCCATGGATTCTAGTCGCTTTGGCATCTTTGGTGGTGTACCCGGACATAGCGAGCATACACGAAGCCTTCCCCAATGTAACGGAAGATAAGTTGGGACATGACCTTGCCTATTCCGCCATGATGACAAAATTGCCAACAGGACTATTAGGTGTAGTAATGGCCTCATTGGTCGCAGCCTATATGTCCACTATTTCTACGCAGTTGAACTGGGGCTCTTCCTATATAGTGTATGATTTTTATAAGCAACAAATAAATCCAGAGGCCACAGAAAAACAAATGGTAAATGTGGGACGGATTTCTACCGTACTGCTAATGGTGTTGAGCGCATTTTTGGCCCTGGCCCTACAGGATGCCATGGGAGTGTTCAACTTGCTTTTATCCTTTGGTGCTGGAACGGGACTCATCTTTATATTAAGGTGGTTCTGGTGGCGAATCAATGCGTGGAGCGAAATTACGGCCATGTTTTCTTCTGGAATCCTAGCCGTTTTATTGGAGACAACTCCCTTGAGAGGTTATTTGTTTGCACCTGAAACAGGAATTTTTCCAGAATGGGCCGATTTGCCATTTATAATGTTAGTGACGACAATTATATGGCTAACGGCCACATTTGTAACCCAACCAGAAAGCAAAGAGGTGCTTCGAAGCTTCTATCTAAAAATTCAACCGGGAGGTCCGGGTTGGGCAAAAGTTGTAGATGAAGCCGAAGCGGAAAATGTGGAAATTGTCAAGACCAACGAAAAGTGGAGCGTACCATCAGGAATTAAAGCGATGCTGTCCGGTGTGGTGTTGATCTACTCCATCATGTTCGCCACAGGATATTGGATTTATGGAAAATATCAACTGGCCATCATTCTTACCATTGTGGTAGCCGTGTCCGCTTTTGTACTATTAAAGGTATGGCAAGGAATGAAGAATGTGTTCTAGGGAACAGGTTAATCTCTTAATTCCAATAATCTGGAAACATATTTTCCAATAACATCAAACTCCAAGTTGATGGTATCGCCTACTTTATAGGTATGGAAACGCGTGTGTTCGTGGGTATAAGGAATAATGGCTACACTAAAACTGTCCTTTTTGGAATCCACAACGGTCAAGCTAACACCATCAACCGTGATGGAACCTTTTTCGATGGTGACATTATTCAGCTTGGGGTCGTATGCAAATGTGTAGACCCAACTCCCATCTTTCTCTTCAACGGATTTGCAGGTAGCCGTTTGGTCCACATGCCCTTGCACGATATGTCCGTCCAAACGGGCACCCATCAACATGGCTCGTTCCAAGTTCACCACTTCACCCACCTTCAATTCTCCCAAATTGGTTTTGCTCAAGGTTTCTTCAATGGCAGTCACGGTATACTTATCGGCATCAATGGAAACCACGGTAAGGCATACCCCATTGTGCGAAACACTCTGGTCTATTTTTAATTCAGAAGTAATTGTAGAGGATACGGTAATGTGAAGATTTCCTCCCTCTTTTTCCAGCTTTTCAACTTTCCCCAAAGTCTCTATGATTCCTGTGAACATGTGTCTTATTAATTGACTAGTTTTGTAATGCAAAAGTAGCCATATCGGCATTCATTTTATGAAGGAAAATCAAAAAATACGATTGGGGATCTCCATAGGGGACATTAACGGAATTGGGTGCGAAGTAGCACTCAAAACATTTGAAGATGCAAGAATGTTGGACTTTTGCACACCTGTACTATTTGCATCCAACAAGATTGTTTCACAACAGATCAAAGATTTTGGGCTGGACATCAAGTTCAATGGCGTCCGGGATGCCGAGCAGGCCTTGGAAGGGAAAGTCAATATTGTCAATGTTGGGAAAGATGCCCCCAACGTGGAATACGGCCAGGCCACAAAGGAGGCCGGTGAATTCGCCATTAGATCCCTGAGGTTTGCAGTAAATGCCCTAAAAGAGAATAAAATCGATGTTTTGGTCACGGCACCCATCAACAAAAACAATATACAATCCGAGGATTTTAAGTTTCCAGGGCATACCGATTTTCTGGCCCAAGAACTCAAGGGGGAAAGCCTTATGTTTATGGTTACAGATGAGTTAAGGGTGGGTTTGCTCACCGATCATATTGCCGTAAAGGATGTGGCCAAGGCCATAACCCCAAAACTTATCCGTAACAAGGTCGCCACCATGGAAGAATCCCTAAAAATGGATTTTGGCATCCGCAAGCCCAAAATTGCTTTGTTGGGCATTAATCCGCACAGCGGGGACAACGGCACCATTGGGGAAGAGGACGATAAAATTTTGAAACCGACCATACAAGAGTTGTTCAACAAAGGGACCTTGGTCTACGGGCCCTATTCGGCCGACAGCTTTTTTGGTTCGGATAACCATAAAAATTTCGATGCCATACTAGCGGCATACCACGATCAAGGATTGATTCCGTTCAAGACCCTTTCCTTTGGCAAGGGCGTGAATTACACCGCGGGGCTGGACAAAGTCCGAACCTCTCCCGATCACGGTACCGCCTACGAAATTGCAGGTAAGGGCAAAGCAGATGAAAGCTCTTTTAAAGAAGCGGTTTTTACTGCCATTCAGGTATTTAAAAACAGGACCGAGTATCTAAAACTTACCGAAAACCCCCTGAAAAAGCAGAAAATTAGGCGCGGAGGGTAAAAAATTATATTCATTTTGGATATTTGTTGTGGCAAGAATTGCAGTTTTGTAAATTAGTAGTATCTTTGCACCCGCCTTTAAAGGCTGGTACACAAACCTTAAGTGTAGAAATGATGAAGCTGAAAGAGTTTAATATCCCTTTTTCAGGTCTGAAGTTGGGAAAACATAACTTTGTGTACGAAATTGATGATGCGTTCTTTGAATCTTTTGACTACCAAGAATTTAACGGAGCTTCCGTAAAAATTGATGCCGTTTTAGATAAAATGAGCACCATGATGGAACTTCAGATCGAAGCGGAGGGAACCATAAATGTGGATTGTGATTTGACGGGCGAACCTTTTGACCAGCCTATCGATTCCAATTTAAAACTAGTCGTCAAATTTGGCGATGAGTATAATGATGAGGATGACGAAATATTGATCATTCCACATGGCGAGCACCAATTCAATATTGCACAGTACATATACGAAATGTTGGTACTGGCCGTCCCACAGAAAAGGGTTCATCCCGGAGTGGAAGATGGCACATTGCAATCCGAAATCTTGGACAAGCTCGAAGAGCTACAGCCAAAAGAGAATACAAAACCATCAGAAGACACAGACCCCAGGTGGGACGATTTAAAAAAGTTACTAACGGATAAATAGGTTTATAATGGCACATCCTAAAAGAAAAATATCAAAAACCAGAAGGGACAAAAGAAGAACCCACTACAAAGCAGTTGCGCCAACAATTGCCAAGGACTCAACAACAGGTGAAATGCACTTGTTCCACAGAGCTCACTGGCACGAAGGCAAATTGTACTATAGAGGTCAGGTTTTGATTGACAAAACAGAAGAGGAAACAGCGGCATAAACGCAAACACCTTAAAACAAAGCAACTCCCGTTCAATTAATAACGGGAGTTTTTTTATGGGCCCACGTTAACACCCAAAAACGATTAAATTTGCCCATAAAGTCATATAAAATGACTAATTTTCACCGCTTTTGGGTCAAATTTGATTCTTTTTGACAATAAAGAGAGGCTAAAATGAAGAAAACAACGGCAGCAATAACAGCTGTAGGAGGATATGTTCCCGATTTTGTACTTTCCAATAAAGTACTGGAAACCATGGTAGATACCAACGATGAATGGATAACTACCCGAACCGGAATCAAGGAACGTAGGATCTTAAAAGAAGAGAACGCGGGAACATCTTTTATGGCAATCAGGGCCGCAAAAGACCTGCTTCAAAAAAGAGGCATTGAAGCTTCCGAAATAGATTTTGTACTTGTAGCGACCGCAACCCCCGATTTGCCCGTAGCATCCACCGCTGCATATGTGGCTTCGGAAATTGGTGCGGTGAACGCTTTCGCCTACGACTTGCAGGCTGCCTGCTCCAGCTTTTTGTACGGGATGTCCACCGCAGCCAGCTATATAGAGTCCGGCAGATATAAAAAAGTATTGGTCATTGGGGCAGATAAAATGTCGTCCATCATAGATTATACGGATAGAACCACATGTATTATTTTTGGTGACGGGGCCGGCGCGGTTCTTTTTGAGCCCAATGAAGAAGGGTTGGGACTTCAGGATGAATATCTCCGCTCCGACGGTATTGGCCGACAATTTTTAAAAATCGATGCAGGCGGATCTATTCTGCCCGCTTCCGAGGAAACCGTGAAGAACAAACAACATTATGTTTATCAAGATGGTAAATCCGTTTTTAAATTTGCGGTATCCAATATGGCAGATGTATCGGCACTGATCATGGAACGGAACAACTTGACGAAGGATGATGTACAGTGGTTGGCGCCACACCAGGCCAACAAACGTATCATTGATGCCACCGCCAATAGAATGGGCGTGGAGGCGGATAAAGTATTGATCAATATAGACCGTTACGGAAATACGACCTCCGCAACACTGCCCTTGTTGTTGTACGACTTCGAGAAGCAGTTGAAAAAAGGAGACAACATAATTTTTGCCGCCTTTGGAGGTGGTTTTACATGGGGTTCCATTTATTTAAAATGGGCCTATAACTCATAATCACGCAACTAACAAATTATATTCCATGGACATTAAGGAAATTCAAAGTTTAATCAAGTTTGTCGCCAAATCAGGTGCCAGCGAGGTGAAGCTGGAAATGGAGGATATCAAAATCACCATTCGAACGGGAAGCGCCGGTTCAGGTTCGCCAGAAACCACAATTGTTCAACAGATTCCTGTGCCCCAAACGGCGGCAGCTCCTGCGGCCCAGGCACCGGCAGCAGCACAAGAAACCGCTGCACCAGCACCATCCGAACCTAAAAAAGCGGATGATGATTCAAAATACATTACCATTAAATCTCCTATCATAGGAACCTTTTATAGAAAGCCTTCGCCGGACAAACCGGCATTTGTGGAGGTAGGTAC from Flagellimonas oceani encodes the following:
- a CDS encoding sodium:solute symporter family protein, with the protein product MKLELLDYIIIFGFFALVLFIGIYVSKKSGQNSTEYFLSGRSMPWWLLGLSMVATTFSTDTPNLVTDLVRSNGVSGNWGWWCFLLTGMLTVFVYAKLWRKSNVKTDLEFYELRYGGKAASFLRKFRAIYLGVLFNVITMASVTLAAIKIGGVMLGLEPWVTVVSAGLITVVFSALGGFKGVVYSDFFLFFMAMAGAIGAAYYLVNLPEVGGLQAVLENENVKDKLSILPDFSDKRALITALIIPLAVQWWSSWYPGGEPGGGGYIAQRMLAAKNENHAIGATFFFNIMHYALRPWPWILVALASLVVYPDIASIHEAFPNVTEDKLGHDLAYSAMMTKLPTGLLGVVMASLVAAYMSTISTQLNWGSSYIVYDFYKQQINPEATEKQMVNVGRISTVLLMVLSAFLALALQDAMGVFNLLLSFGAGTGLIFILRWFWWRINAWSEITAMFSSGILAVLLETTPLRGYLFAPETGIFPEWADLPFIMLVTTIIWLTATFVTQPESKEVLRSFYLKIQPGGPGWAKVVDEAEAENVEIVKTNEKWSVPSGIKAMLSGVVLIYSIMFATGYWIYGKYQLAIILTIVVAVSAFVLLKVWQGMKNVF
- a CDS encoding riboflavin synthase is translated as MFTGIIETLGKVEKLEKEGGNLHITVSSTITSELKIDQSVSHNGVCLTVVSIDADKYTVTAIEETLSKTNLGELKVGEVVNLERAMLMGARLDGHIVQGHVDQTATCKSVEEKDGSWVYTFAYDPKLNNVTIEKGSITVDGVSLTVVDSKKDSFSVAIIPYTHEHTRFHTYKVGDTINLEFDVIGKYVSRLLELRD
- the pdxA gene encoding 4-hydroxythreonine-4-phosphate dehydrogenase PdxA, which translates into the protein MKENQKIRLGISIGDINGIGCEVALKTFEDARMLDFCTPVLFASNKIVSQQIKDFGLDIKFNGVRDAEQALEGKVNIVNVGKDAPNVEYGQATKEAGEFAIRSLRFAVNALKENKIDVLVTAPINKNNIQSEDFKFPGHTDFLAQELKGESLMFMVTDELRVGLLTDHIAVKDVAKAITPKLIRNKVATMEESLKMDFGIRKPKIALLGINPHSGDNGTIGEEDDKILKPTIQELFNKGTLVYGPYSADSFFGSDNHKNFDAILAAYHDQGLIPFKTLSFGKGVNYTAGLDKVRTSPDHGTAYEIAGKGKADESSFKEAVFTAIQVFKNRTEYLKLTENPLKKQKIRRGG
- a CDS encoding YceD family protein — encoded protein: MMKLKEFNIPFSGLKLGKHNFVYEIDDAFFESFDYQEFNGASVKIDAVLDKMSTMMELQIEAEGTINVDCDLTGEPFDQPIDSNLKLVVKFGDEYNDEDDEILIIPHGEHQFNIAQYIYEMLVLAVPQKRVHPGVEDGTLQSEILDKLEELQPKENTKPSEDTDPRWDDLKKLLTDK
- the rpmF gene encoding 50S ribosomal protein L32, with translation MAHPKRKISKTRRDKRRTHYKAVAPTIAKDSTTGEMHLFHRAHWHEGKLYYRGQVLIDKTEEETAA
- a CDS encoding beta-ketoacyl-ACP synthase III, which produces MKKTTAAITAVGGYVPDFVLSNKVLETMVDTNDEWITTRTGIKERRILKEENAGTSFMAIRAAKDLLQKRGIEASEIDFVLVATATPDLPVASTAAYVASEIGAVNAFAYDLQAACSSFLYGMSTAASYIESGRYKKVLVIGADKMSSIIDYTDRTTCIIFGDGAGAVLFEPNEEGLGLQDEYLRSDGIGRQFLKIDAGGSILPASEETVKNKQHYVYQDGKSVFKFAVSNMADVSALIMERNNLTKDDVQWLAPHQANKRIIDATANRMGVEADKVLINIDRYGNTTSATLPLLLYDFEKQLKKGDNIIFAAFGGGFTWGSIYLKWAYNS
- the accB gene encoding acetyl-CoA carboxylase biotin carboxyl carrier protein; protein product: MDIKEIQSLIKFVAKSGASEVKLEMEDIKITIRTGSAGSGSPETTIVQQIPVPQTAAAPAAQAPAAAQETAAPAPSEPKKADDDSKYITIKSPIIGTFYRKPSPDKPAFVEVGTSINKGDVLCVIEAMKLFNDIESEVSGKIVKILVDDSSPVEFDQPLFLVDPS